The Fragaria vesca subsp. vesca linkage group LG2, FraVesHawaii_1.0, whole genome shotgun sequence genome includes a window with the following:
- the LOC101295675 gene encoding UPF0695 membrane protein C977.11/PB8B6.06c-like has translation MDGAGYRGTNPEPRRSKSSSPISCSSVSGAQPIDDELEDESVSEVGDIGDRALHSNRNSPSHTFNDLYGEDVLLPSYGFWCRDNTASRTIPTVPLSEEFISQTIDVVVRNADKKQENTNQLPKWLEYGSCMTHLAVFGILGVLTRYLLQKLFGPGVSGVTSDQTILYLDLPSNMVGSFLMGWWGVVFKADIAYISDFLAIGLSTGYLGSLTTFSGWNQKMLELSVQGHWLFALLGFLIGLFLAAYSIIFGIETAKGFRQLIKRCVGSDIASSRKTWRVGSYKRHLAVWTVLLVMLGCLWSVSGILVQEEFRSDSSDTHLWLACIVGPVGVWIRWFLARLNGRGLGKTQLLKWVPFGTLIANVSAACIMAALATMKKEVNTKTCDIIANGLQLGFLGCLSTVSTFISEFNAMRESKHSWRAYTYAMVTICASFCLGTLIFSLPVWAKGYR, from the exons ATGGATGGAGCAGGGTACCGAGGTACTAACCCTGAACCTAGAAGAAGTAAATCCAGTAGTCCCATTTCTTGTTCAAGTGTGTCTGGTGCTCAGCCAATAGATGATGAACTTGAAGACGAGTCTGTGTCTGAGGTGGGAGATATTGGGGACCGAGCTCTTCACAGCAACAGGAACAGTCCCAGTCACACCTTCAATGACTTGTATGGAGAAGATGTTTTATTGCCATCCTATGGATTTTGGTGTCGTGATAATACTGCATCTCGGACTATCCCCACTGTGCCTTTGTCAGAAGAATTCATATCTCAAACCATTGATGTGGTAGTACGCAATGCAGATAAAAAACAA GAAAATACAAATCAGTTGCCAAAGTGGTTGGAGTATGGTTCATGTATGACACATTTAGCTGTCTTTGGTATTCTTGGG GTCTTGACGAGGTATCTACTGCAAAAACTGTTTGGCCCAGGAGTTTCTGGTGTGACAAGTGACCAAACAATTCTCTACCTTGATCTTCCTTCTAATATG GTTGGTTCTTTCTTGATGGGATGGTGGGGTGTTGTTTTCAAAGCAGATATAGCCTATATATCAGATTTTTTGGCCATTGGATTGTCAACTGGTTATCTAGGAAGTCTTACTACCTTCAGTGGTTGGAACCAGAAAATGCTTGAACTCAGTGTTCAAGGCCATTGGCTTTTTGCTCTGCTTGGCTTTTTAATAG GTTTATTTCTTGCTGCATACTCTATTATTTTTGGGATAGAGACAGCTAAGGGTTTCAGGCAGCTTATTAAAAGGTGTGTAGGGTCTGACATTGCTAGCTCTAGAAAGACCTGGAGGGTTGGCAGTTACAAGCGTCACTTGGCAGTTTGGACAGTGTTGCTGGTGATGCTAGGTTGCCTATGGAGTGTGAGTGGAATCTTGGTGCAGGAGGAGTTCAGAAGTGACAGCAGTGACACACATCTATGGTTGGCCTGCATCGTTGGACCTGTAGGTGTGTGGATCAGGTGGTTCTTAGCTCGATTGAATGGACGTGGATTAGGAAAGACACAGTTGTTGAAATGGGTTCCATTTGGTACTCTAATTGCAAATGTTTCGGCAGCTTGTATCATGGCAGCACTTGCTACTATGAAGAAAGAG GTGAATACCAAGACTTGCGATATCATTGCAAATGGACTGCAACTCGGTTTTTTGGGTTGCCTGAGTACTGTGTCTACCTTCATTTCTGAATTCAATGCAATGAGAGAAAGTAAACACTCTTGGAGAGCATATACATATGCCATGGTTACGATATGTGCCTCGTTTTGTTTGGGGACCCTAATATTTTCATTACCAGTTTGGGCAAAGGGTTACAGATAG